The following are from one region of the Cloacibacterium sp. TD35 genome:
- a CDS encoding M42 family metallopeptidase has translation MKFENKSLKFLEKYLNTASPTGFEQNGQKIWADYIKPYVDEIRVDHYGTCYGIINPEAEFKVVIEAHADEISWYVNYISDDGMIYVIRNGGSDQMIAPSKTVHIHGEKGIVKGVFGWPAIHTRSANPHEPVPKIENIFIDCGCISKEEVEKLGIYVGCMITYPDEFFELNDRYFVCRALDNRMGGFMIAEVARLLKENKKKLPFGLYITNSVQEEVGLYGATMIAQTIKPNIAIVTDVTHDTTTPHIEKKKEGHMKCGDGPVIAYAPSVHHIIRDLITDTAKKKKIPFQRNALSRATGTDTDSFAFSNGGVPSALISLPLRYMHTTVEMVSKEDVANVIKLIYETLLQIKPNMSLKYF, from the coding sequence ATGAAATTTGAAAATAAATCTTTAAAATTTTTAGAAAAATATTTAAATACTGCTTCACCAACAGGTTTTGAGCAGAACGGACAGAAAATTTGGGCAGATTATATTAAGCCTTATGTAGATGAAATAAGAGTAGACCATTATGGAACTTGTTACGGAATCATCAATCCAGAAGCGGAGTTCAAAGTAGTGATAGAAGCTCATGCAGACGAAATTTCTTGGTACGTAAATTACATTTCTGATGATGGAATGATTTACGTAATTAGAAACGGAGGTTCAGACCAAATGATTGCTCCTTCTAAAACAGTACACATCCACGGAGAAAAAGGCATTGTAAAGGGAGTTTTCGGTTGGCCAGCGATTCATACAAGAAGCGCAAATCCTCATGAACCTGTTCCAAAAATTGAAAATATTTTCATCGATTGTGGTTGTATATCTAAGGAAGAAGTAGAAAAACTGGGAATTTATGTTGGCTGCATGATTACTTATCCCGATGAATTTTTTGAACTCAACGACCGTTATTTCGTTTGTAGGGCGCTAGACAACAGAATGGGCGGATTTATGATTGCAGAAGTAGCTAGACTTTTAAAAGAAAACAAAAAGAAATTACCTTTCGGGTTGTATATTACCAATTCTGTACAAGAAGAAGTTGGTTTATATGGAGCAACGATGATTGCACAAACTATAAAGCCAAATATCGCAATCGTTACAGACGTGACACATGACACCACTACTCCACATATCGAGAAGAAAAAAGAAGGTCACATGAAATGTGGAGACGGACCAGTAATTGCTTATGCACCATCTGTTCATCACATCATCAGAGATTTGATAACTGATACCGCTAAGAAAAAGAAAATTCCTTTCCAGAGAAACGCTTTAAGCAGAGCAACAGGAACTGATACAGATTCTTTTGCATTTTCTAACGGAGGTGTTCCTTCAGCACTGATTTCTCTACCATTAAGATATATGCACACTACCGTAGAAATGGTATCAAAAGAAGATGTGGCCAATGTTATTAAACTCATTTATGAAACATTACTTCAAATAAAACCAAACATGAGTTTAAAATATTTTTAA
- the ytxJ gene encoding bacillithiol system redox-active protein YtxJ, translating into MSIFNNLFGGNSNVSSLKDFWNEIQSEEDLEAIVEASKKEKIVIFKHSTRCIISKTVLRNFEKQIEKQTIDLPKFYYLDLLNHRDISNEIAHKFSVAHQSPQIVVIENGHAIHNASHDNINLSTILTL; encoded by the coding sequence ATGAGTATTTTTAATAATTTATTTGGCGGGAATTCTAATGTTTCTTCTTTGAAGGATTTTTGGAATGAAATTCAGTCTGAAGAAGATTTAGAAGCTATAGTAGAAGCGTCAAAAAAAGAGAAAATTGTGATTTTTAAGCATTCTACTAGATGTATTATTAGTAAAACGGTTCTTAGAAATTTTGAAAAACAAATTGAAAAACAAACAATTGACTTACCGAAATTTTATTATTTGGATTTATTGAATCATCGAGATATTTCTAATGAAATTGCCCATAAATTTTCTGTAGCTCATCAGAGTCCACAAATTGTCGTCATAGAAAATGGCCATGCTATTCATAATGCCTCACATGATAATATTAATCTAAGTACCATCTTAACATTATAA
- a CDS encoding chloride channel protein, whose translation MNFHFKRLLVPLRKNFIVRNILSYFKNLYQRTTYANSTLKKQFLQFLPFLLASFITGFVAFLYSKIFTFSEKWSHEIFHQNKLYIFILTPLSFFISWFLVRTFAKYSAGSGIPQVMASVELSKPNTHHLVKRFLSLRIIIIKILASAVKVFGGGIAGREGPTIQIAGSIFVEIHKRLPKWWVPISEKNVMIAGAASGLAAAFNTPLGGIIFAIEELAKTHIKYIKSPLFVAVIIAGLTAQGFGGSYLYLGYPKTNYSGWMVFVGIFITAIFAGYFGSKMCSIIIAVMNFFERFKKNYQQVFIVFFCGFFVATFIYFFGTEVMGSGKELMERLLFTSDKSVEWYLPFLRMNGLIATFSFGGAGGVFAPSLSSGASFGALIAQLLQLTGDNANLLILIGMTAFLTGVTRAPFTSAIIIFEMTDRHSIIFFLLLGAVLASLVCNFVTKRAFYDVLKEKYIEKALNQENIEKK comes from the coding sequence ATGAATTTTCATTTCAAAAGATTGCTGGTTCCCCTTCGGAAAAATTTTATTGTAAGAAATATACTTTCTTATTTTAAAAACTTATACCAAAGAACCACTTATGCCAATTCTACCCTCAAAAAGCAGTTTCTACAGTTTTTACCCTTTTTATTGGCTTCTTTTATCACTGGCTTTGTGGCCTTTTTGTACAGTAAAATATTCACCTTTTCAGAAAAATGGTCTCATGAAATTTTTCATCAGAATAAATTATATATTTTCATTCTCACGCCTTTGAGTTTTTTCATTTCATGGTTTTTGGTAAGAACTTTTGCTAAATATTCAGCAGGAAGCGGAATTCCGCAAGTCATGGCTTCAGTAGAATTGTCAAAACCAAACACGCATCATCTCGTTAAAAGATTTCTGAGTTTAAGAATAATCATTATCAAAATTTTAGCAAGTGCCGTAAAAGTTTTTGGTGGTGGAATTGCAGGAAGAGAAGGTCCAACCATTCAAATTGCGGGTTCTATTTTTGTGGAAATTCATAAAAGATTGCCAAAATGGTGGGTGCCGATTTCTGAAAAAAATGTAATGATTGCAGGAGCAGCTTCTGGTTTGGCTGCTGCTTTTAATACACCACTTGGCGGAATTATTTTTGCGATTGAAGAATTAGCTAAAACTCATATTAAGTATATTAAATCTCCACTTTTTGTAGCAGTTATCATCGCAGGTCTCACTGCGCAAGGTTTTGGTGGTAGTTACTTGTATCTAGGTTATCCTAAAACCAATTACTCTGGATGGATGGTTTTTGTAGGAATCTTTATTACGGCTATTTTTGCTGGATATTTTGGAAGTAAAATGTGTAGCATTATCATTGCAGTAATGAATTTTTTTGAGAGATTCAAGAAAAATTATCAACAAGTTTTTATTGTTTTTTTCTGTGGATTTTTTGTGGCAACTTTCATCTATTTTTTCGGAACTGAAGTCATGGGGTCTGGTAAAGAATTAATGGAAAGACTGCTTTTTACCTCAGATAAATCTGTAGAATGGTATTTGCCGTTTTTGAGAATGAATGGTTTAATTGCTACTTTCAGTTTTGGCGGAGCTGGAGGCGTTTTTGCCCCTTCACTAAGTTCTGGAGCAAGCTTTGGAGCATTAATTGCTCAATTGTTACAATTAACAGGAGATAATGCTAATTTATTGATTTTAATTGGTATGACTGCTTTTCTTACAGGAGTAACCAGAGCGCCATTTACTTCTGCAATTATTATTTTTGAAATGACTGATAGGCATAGTATTATCTTTTTTCTCTTGTTAGGAGCAGTCCTTGCGTCTTTGGTTTGTAATTTTGTAACCAAGAGAGCTTTTTATGATGTTTTGAAAGAAAAATACATCGAAAAGGCTCTTAATCAAGAAAATATTGAAAAAAAATAA
- a CDS encoding CoA transferase subunit A: MINKTVKNVTEACADIQDGATIMLGGFGLCGIPENSIAELVKKGVKNLTCISNNAGVDDFGLGLLLQKKQIKKMISSYVGENAEFERQLLSGELEVELIPQGTLATRCMAAGYGMPAIFTPAGVGTEVAEGKEVRNFNGKDYLLEYAFDADFAIVKAWKGDTAGNLIYRSTARNFNPMMAMAGKITIAEVEELVEAGELDPDQIHTPGIYVHRIFQGENYEKRIEQRTVRPKNY; the protein is encoded by the coding sequence ATGATTAATAAAACAGTAAAAAACGTAACAGAAGCTTGTGCTGATATTCAAGATGGCGCTACCATTATGCTCGGTGGCTTCGGTTTATGCGGAATTCCTGAAAATTCTATCGCCGAACTCGTAAAAAAGGGAGTTAAAAACCTTACTTGTATTTCTAATAACGCAGGTGTAGATGATTTCGGGTTGGGCTTATTGCTGCAAAAAAAGCAAATTAAGAAAATGATTTCTTCTTACGTGGGCGAAAACGCTGAATTTGAGCGTCAATTACTTTCTGGAGAATTAGAAGTTGAGTTGATTCCTCAAGGAACTTTGGCAACTCGCTGTATGGCTGCAGGTTACGGAATGCCAGCTATTTTCACTCCAGCTGGTGTAGGAACAGAAGTTGCAGAAGGAAAAGAAGTGAGAAATTTTAATGGAAAAGATTATTTGTTAGAATATGCTTTTGATGCAGATTTCGCGATTGTAAAAGCTTGGAAAGGTGATACTGCAGGAAATCTCATTTATCGTTCTACCGCTAGAAATTTTAATCCAATGATGGCAATGGCTGGTAAAATTACCATAGCAGAAGTTGAAGAATTGGTAGAAGCTGGAGAACTAGATCCAGACCAAATTCACACTCCAGGAATTTATGTTCATAGAATTTTCCAAGGCGAAAATTATGAAAAGCGTATTGAACAGAGAACTGTAAGACCAAAAAATTATTAA
- a CDS encoding UbiA family prenyltransferase, translating into MSNNPILHRLSQLVSLLLGARIFVLALFTFALYVSTFFLFNQEESLRKFVFDYKVHGIIFCAMLSIAAGGIINRFYDKEKDEVEKPFRSRLQSFLKEKYFLYSYVILNVFSLGISAMLSWRIFIFFLIYQFIIWFYSHKLSKVLIINNLTFVSLTLYPFFGLLVYYKHFSYKLFLMAAFLFLIMLTIDLIKDVLTSNVDRVFGYNTIANVFGKKVSYITIGMVIFANVLVSILLLFFIPKTNYMLGYFSLSIIFFVFLSFPILSYQKSKLFWVINFFRIWVFVGVIFMLLNGIFEKF; encoded by the coding sequence ATGAGTAACAATCCCATTCTTCATCGTTTATCTCAATTGGTGAGTTTGCTTTTAGGAGCGAGGATTTTTGTATTGGCATTGTTCACTTTCGCATTATATGTTTCTACTTTTTTCCTTTTTAACCAAGAAGAAAGTCTTAGAAAATTTGTTTTCGATTATAAAGTACACGGAATTATTTTCTGTGCCATGCTTAGTATTGCGGCAGGCGGAATTATTAATCGGTTTTATGACAAAGAAAAAGACGAAGTAGAAAAGCCATTTAGAAGCAGATTACAAAGTTTCTTAAAAGAAAAATATTTCTTGTATAGCTATGTTATTTTGAATGTTTTTTCTTTGGGAATATCAGCGATGCTTTCTTGGAGAATTTTTATTTTTTTCTTGATTTATCAATTTATTATTTGGTTTTACAGTCATAAATTGAGTAAAGTACTCATTATTAATAATCTCACTTTTGTGAGTTTAACCCTGTATCCTTTTTTTGGATTATTAGTTTATTATAAGCATTTTTCGTACAAATTATTTTTAATGGCAGCTTTCTTATTTTTAATTATGCTGACTATAGATTTGATTAAAGATGTCTTGACGAGTAATGTAGATAGAGTTTTTGGATACAATACAATTGCAAATGTTTTTGGAAAAAAAGTAAGTTATATTACCATTGGAATGGTGATTTTTGCAAACGTTTTGGTTTCTATTCTGTTGCTTTTCTTTATTCCGAAAACCAATTATATGCTAGGGTACTTTTCATTGAGTATTATTTTCTTTGTCTTCTTGAGTTTTCCTATTCTTTCCTATCAAAAATCTAAATTATTCTGGGTAATCAATTTTTTTAGAATTTGGGTTTTTGTCGGTGTAATTTTTATGCTCTTGAATGGAATTTTTGAGAAATTTTAG
- a CDS encoding Crp/Fnr family transcriptional regulator — protein sequence MENFQFQISKLFDAPIEVVQFCSEKIKVKKVNKGDFFLQPGEVCNDTFFVNKGLLRMYSIDKNGKEHILHFAPENWILVDRSSLYLNQPSDYYIDAVEPSEVLVLSPEYFDFLAEKQPSIISKQNVLLHKHVSSLQKRITQLLGATAEERYVDFLKTYPNIFERVPQWMVASYLGITPESLSRVRKELVRRK from the coding sequence TTGGAAAATTTTCAATTTCAAATTTCTAAATTATTTGATGCTCCTATAGAAGTTGTGCAATTTTGTAGTGAGAAAATCAAAGTAAAAAAAGTAAATAAAGGCGATTTTTTCTTGCAGCCAGGCGAAGTATGTAATGATACATTTTTTGTGAATAAAGGCTTGCTAAGAATGTATAGCATTGACAAAAACGGGAAAGAACATATCCTGCATTTTGCTCCAGAAAACTGGATTTTAGTAGACCGAAGTAGTCTTTATCTTAATCAGCCTTCAGATTATTATATAGATGCTGTAGAGCCTTCAGAAGTTTTAGTGCTTTCGCCAGAATATTTTGATTTTTTGGCGGAAAAACAACCTTCTATAATTTCTAAACAAAATGTTCTTTTACATAAGCATGTAAGCAGTCTACAAAAAAGAATTACGCAATTATTAGGTGCGACAGCAGAAGAAAGATATGTGGATTTTTTGAAGACTTATCCTAATATTTTCGAAAGGGTTCCGCAGTGGATGGTTGCATCTTATTTAGGAATTACTCCAGAAAGTTTGAGCCGAGTAAGAAAAGAATTGGTGCGAAGGAAATAA
- the rsgA gene encoding ribosome small subunit-dependent GTPase A, with protein sequence MKGLITKSTGSWYQVLDLETQQVFEARIRGKFKLIKTRLTNPLAVGDFVEFQLEQDDIAWITKIEPRKNYLIRKSVNLSKEAHIIASNLDLACIIFTLQSPETSLGFLDRFLACCEAYNIPVLILFNKIDLLNFEEVELVEELQAMYENLGYQTLQVSSAEKLNLEKLQEILKDKTCVFFGHSGAGKSTLANALQPDLNLKTNEISETHNKGKHTTTFAQMHFWHFGGAVIDTPGVREFAMIDVEKEEIQHYFPEIFEKGRACKFHNCKHINEPKCAVLEALETGEILESRYITYLKLMEEAEEQNQL encoded by the coding sequence TTGAAAGGACTCATCACAAAATCTACAGGAAGTTGGTATCAAGTTTTAGATTTGGAAACTCAACAAGTTTTCGAAGCGAGAATTCGTGGGAAATTTAAACTAATAAAAACCAGACTCACCAATCCTTTGGCTGTGGGTGATTTTGTAGAATTTCAACTTGAGCAAGATGATATTGCATGGATTACAAAAATAGAACCTCGCAAAAATTATCTCATCAGAAAATCTGTAAATTTATCTAAAGAAGCTCACATTATTGCGAGTAATTTAGATTTAGCTTGTATTATTTTTACCTTGCAATCTCCAGAAACATCTTTAGGATTTTTAGACCGATTCTTGGCGTGTTGCGAAGCGTATAATATCCCCGTTCTAATTCTTTTTAACAAAATAGACTTGCTCAATTTTGAAGAAGTAGAATTGGTTGAGGAATTACAAGCCATGTACGAAAATTTAGGTTATCAAACATTGCAAGTTTCTTCTGCTGAAAAACTCAATTTAGAAAAACTTCAAGAAATTTTAAAAGATAAAACTTGCGTTTTCTTTGGTCATTCTGGAGCTGGAAAATCTACTTTGGCAAATGCACTTCAACCTGATTTGAATTTGAAAACCAACGAAATTTCTGAAACGCATAATAAAGGAAAGCATACTACTACTTTTGCTCAAATGCATTTTTGGCATTTTGGTGGTGCTGTAATAGATACACCTGGTGTTCGTGAATTTGCAATGATAGACGTAGAAAAAGAAGAAATTCAACATTATTTCCCGGAAATTTTTGAAAAAGGGAGAGCTTGTAAATTCCATAATTGTAAACATATTAACGAGCCAAAATGCGCCGTTTTAGAAGCGTTAGAGACTGGCGAAATTTTGGAAAGCAGATATATCACTTATCTTAAATTAATGGAAGAAGCTGAGGAGCAAAATCAGTTATAA
- a CDS encoding pseudouridine synthase, which yields MSRERNSGKSNNRNSERRPSSPKSSKPSFDKPKRTRGTDTPKRGGEKTFDTREKYVKGDLKLSKKPFKKFEKDEDKAKSFVQKRRLEKLTKSENKETIRLNKYIANSGICSRREADELIAQGLVEVNGKVITELGYQVQKTDRVVFDGQGITPEKPVYVLLNKPKGYISTTKDEKMRKTVMDLVANASPYRLFPVGRLDRSTTGVILLTNDGHMTKKLTHPSFNMKKIYHVTLDRKISKEDMQAIADGIRLEEGVAEVDAISYIDGKPKNEVGIEIHIGWNRVVRRIFQKMGYEVEALDRVMFAGLTKKNVKRGYWRILTDLEVNNLKML from the coding sequence ATGAGCAGAGAAAGAAATTCAGGAAAAAGTAACAATAGAAATTCTGAGAGGAGACCTTCCTCACCTAAAAGCTCAAAACCTTCATTTGATAAACCAAAGAGAACAAGAGGAACTGACACCCCGAAAAGAGGTGGCGAGAAAACTTTTGATACTAGAGAAAAATATGTAAAAGGTGATTTGAAGTTAAGCAAAAAACCTTTTAAGAAATTTGAAAAAGACGAAGATAAAGCAAAATCTTTCGTTCAAAAGAGACGTTTAGAAAAACTCACGAAATCTGAGAACAAGGAAACGATTCGTTTAAATAAATATATTGCCAATTCAGGGATTTGTAGTAGAAGAGAAGCAGATGAATTGATTGCTCAAGGTTTGGTAGAAGTAAATGGTAAAGTAATCACAGAATTAGGTTACCAAGTACAGAAAACAGATAGAGTAGTTTTTGACGGACAAGGAATTACACCAGAAAAACCAGTGTATGTTTTACTTAACAAACCAAAAGGTTATATTTCTACAACTAAGGACGAAAAAATGCGTAAAACCGTAATGGATTTGGTTGCAAATGCTTCGCCTTATCGTTTATTTCCTGTTGGAAGACTAGACAGAAGTACTACTGGAGTTATTTTATTGACGAATGATGGCCACATGACAAAAAAATTGACGCACCCATCATTTAACATGAAAAAAATCTATCACGTAACGCTTGATAGAAAAATCTCTAAAGAAGATATGCAAGCTATTGCAGACGGAATTAGATTAGAGGAAGGTGTAGCAGAAGTAGATGCGATTTCTTACATCGATGGAAAACCTAAAAATGAAGTGGGAATAGAAATCCACATTGGGTGGAATAGAGTGGTTCGTAGAATTTTCCAGAAAATGGGCTATGAAGTAGAAGCGCTAGACAGAGTAATGTTTGCAGGTCTTACCAAGAAAAATGTAAAAAGAGGCTACTGGCGAATTCTTACAGATTTAGAAGTTAACAACTTGAAAATGTTATAG
- a CDS encoding 3-oxoacid CoA-transferase subunit B, which yields MALTKEQIAMRIAREIKNNTYVNLGIGIPTLVANYIPEGFNVVLQSENGILGMGPFPYEGEEDADLINAGKQTVTLLKGASIFDGATSFGMIRAQKVDLTILGAMEVSQNGDIANWKIPGKMVKGMGGAMDLVASAKNIIVAMQQVNKHGESKLLPECTLPLTGVKCIKKIVTELGVYEVKDGAFHCLERAPGVSVEDIKKATAGKLIIDDNVPEMVF from the coding sequence ATGGCTTTAACAAAAGAACAAATTGCAATGAGAATTGCAAGAGAAATAAAAAACAACACGTATGTAAATTTAGGAATTGGTATTCCTACATTGGTAGCGAATTACATTCCTGAAGGTTTTAATGTAGTGTTACAATCTGAAAACGGAATTCTGGGAATGGGACCTTTTCCCTATGAAGGTGAAGAAGATGCAGACCTCATTAATGCAGGAAAACAAACCGTTACTTTACTAAAAGGTGCATCTATTTTTGATGGTGCTACAAGTTTTGGGATGATTAGAGCTCAAAAAGTAGATTTAACAATTCTTGGCGCAATGGAAGTTTCACAAAATGGAGATATTGCCAATTGGAAAATCCCTGGAAAAATGGTAAAAGGAATGGGCGGTGCAATGGATTTAGTTGCTTCGGCGAAAAATATTATCGTAGCAATGCAACAAGTGAACAAGCATGGCGAAAGCAAACTTCTACCAGAATGTACTTTGCCTTTAACTGGAGTGAAATGTATTAAAAAAATCGTAACAGAATTAGGCGTTTATGAAGTTAAAGATGGCGCATTTCATTGCTTAGAAAGAGCTCCTGGAGTTTCTGTAGAAGATATTAAAAAAGCAACTGCTGGAAAATTAATCATTGATGACAATGTACCTGAAATGGTTTTCTAA
- a CDS encoding alpha/beta fold hydrolase codes for MINTIYIISGLGADKRMFQNFTFEGFEVVHIDWILPLENETLQSYALRISENIKDENAILIGLSFGGILSVEISKIKKFKKIFLLSSAKTKFEIPFYYRLIGKLNILKILPNSILKRVNSLTYLVFGAKTNDEKSLLKDIVRNTDERFLKWALHQIMNWKNEDYSENIIHIQGDSDLILPHIFVKYDYLLKGGTHFMTLNQSKEIETIIIENLL; via the coding sequence TTGATAAATACAATCTACATAATCAGTGGACTTGGAGCTGACAAAAGAATGTTCCAGAATTTTACTTTTGAAGGTTTTGAAGTTGTTCATATTGATTGGATTTTGCCACTAGAAAATGAAACTTTGCAAAGCTACGCTCTAAGAATTTCTGAGAATATAAAAGATGAAAATGCGATTTTAATCGGTCTTTCTTTTGGAGGAATACTTTCTGTAGAAATTTCAAAAATTAAAAAATTCAAGAAAATTTTTCTTTTATCTTCTGCTAAAACAAAGTTTGAAATCCCATTCTACTATAGATTGATAGGCAAATTAAATATTCTTAAAATACTTCCAAATTCAATTTTGAAAAGAGTGAATTCTTTAACTTATTTAGTTTTTGGAGCTAAAACTAATGATGAAAAGTCTTTGTTGAAAGATATTGTAAGAAATACTGATGAGAGATTTTTGAAATGGGCTTTACATCAAATAATGAACTGGAAAAATGAAGATTATTCCGAAAATATTATTCATATTCAAGGAGATAGTGATTTAATTTTACCCCATATTTTTGTCAAGTATGATTATCTACTCAAAGGTGGAACTCATTTTATGACATTGAATCAATCAAAAGAAATAGAGACAATTATCATAGAAAATTTGTTATAG
- a CDS encoding mevalonate kinase family protein, whose product MTNPLFYAKILLFGEYGIIEDSQGLTLPYSFYKGTLKFSENQSDFEKKSNESLSKYAQYLSELNLPEAFKINVEAFKKDIEKGLFFDSNIPQGYGVGSSGALVAAIFEKYSFKKYSPENISKTQLKDLKKVFGELESYFHGKSSGIDPLICYMNLPILIENKESVDKVSIPKEEAGKGAIFLIDSGSVGETGPMVQIFFEKLKNEGFRKTLKEEFIKYNNACIDTFLNKEMTPFFKHLKDLSKWAYVHFKPMIPTNLYNAWKKGLDTNAYYLKLCGSGGGGYILGFAKDYEKADKMLEGFNKEVIYRF is encoded by the coding sequence ATGACCAACCCATTATTTTACGCTAAAATATTACTTTTCGGAGAGTACGGAATCATAGAAGATTCTCAAGGATTAACCTTACCGTACAGTTTCTACAAAGGCACGCTTAAATTCTCTGAAAATCAATCTGATTTCGAGAAAAAATCAAACGAATCTCTATCTAAATACGCTCAATATTTATCTGAATTAAATCTTCCAGAGGCTTTTAAAATAAATGTAGAAGCCTTCAAAAAAGATATAGAAAAAGGATTGTTTTTTGATTCTAATATTCCGCAAGGTTATGGCGTAGGAAGTTCTGGAGCTTTGGTGGCTGCTATTTTCGAAAAATATTCTTTCAAAAAATACAGTCCCGAAAATATTTCTAAAACTCAACTGAAAGATTTGAAAAAAGTTTTCGGAGAATTAGAGTCTTATTTTCACGGTAAATCTTCTGGAATTGACCCATTGATTTGCTACATGAACCTTCCGATTTTAATTGAAAATAAAGAAAGTGTAGACAAGGTTTCTATCCCTAAAGAAGAAGCTGGGAAAGGCGCTATTTTCTTAATAGATTCTGGTTCTGTTGGCGAAACTGGACCTATGGTTCAAATTTTCTTTGAAAAATTGAAAAATGAAGGTTTCAGAAAAACTTTGAAAGAAGAATTCATTAAGTACAATAATGCTTGTATCGATACTTTCTTGAACAAAGAAATGACTCCGTTTTTCAAACATTTGAAAGACCTTTCTAAATGGGCTTATGTTCATTTTAAACCGATGATTCCTACCAATCTTTACAACGCTTGGAAAAAAGGTCTTGATACCAATGCTTATTACTTAAAACTCTGCGGAAGTGGAGGCGGTGGTTATATTCTTGGTTTCGCTAAAGATTATGAAAAAGCTGATAAAATGCTAGAAGGCTTCAACAAAGAAGTGATTTATAGATTTTAA
- a CDS encoding chorismate mutase, producing the protein MNLKDLQNDWINEFPKPLIIAGPCSAESEAQMMETAQRLKESGAEVPVFRAGIWKPRTKPNGFEGVGVIGLNWLKKVKDEFGFKTATEVANAHHVYAALEADVDILWIGARSTVNPFTVQEIAVALKGTNKPVLVKNPVNPDLALWIGALERLLGQDVKNLGVIHRGFSSYQKTKYRNLPNWQIALDFKHQFPNIPMFVDPSHICGRRDLLSDVTQEAFNVGYEGAMIESHCNPDAAWSDAAQQITPEVLADMLGNLQIRNSDISGFDEEMGKHRALISDIDFQLIELLSNRMKISEKIGALKKENNIAIFQPDRWKVIAEYASARAEESGMDKDFIEKVFKAIHEESIEVQNNIMIDK; encoded by the coding sequence ATGAATTTAAAAGATTTACAAAACGATTGGATTAATGAGTTCCCAAAACCATTAATTATAGCAGGACCATGCAGTGCAGAATCAGAAGCACAGATGATGGAAACTGCCCAAAGATTGAAAGAAAGTGGTGCAGAAGTTCCCGTTTTTAGAGCAGGAATTTGGAAACCAAGAACCAAACCAAATGGTTTTGAAGGAGTAGGAGTTATTGGTCTTAATTGGCTTAAAAAAGTAAAAGACGAATTTGGTTTTAAAACAGCAACTGAAGTTGCCAATGCGCATCACGTTTATGCAGCGTTAGAAGCAGATGTAGATATTCTTTGGATTGGTGCACGTTCTACCGTAAATCCTTTTACAGTTCAAGAAATTGCCGTTGCATTAAAGGGAACCAATAAACCCGTTTTGGTAAAAAATCCGGTAAACCCAGATTTAGCACTTTGGATTGGCGCTTTAGAAAGACTTTTAGGTCAAGATGTTAAAAATCTAGGGGTAATTCACAGAGGGTTTTCATCTTATCAAAAAACAAAATATAGAAATTTACCCAATTGGCAAATCGCATTAGATTTTAAACACCAGTTTCCAAATATCCCAATGTTTGTAGACCCTTCTCATATTTGTGGTAGAAGAGATTTACTTTCAGATGTTACTCAGGAAGCATTTAACGTAGGTTACGAAGGAGCGATGATAGAATCTCACTGCAACCCAGATGCAGCTTGGAGTGATGCAGCTCAACAAATTACGCCAGAAGTTTTAGCAGATATGTTAGGAAATCTACAAATTAGAAACTCTGATATTTCTGGATTTGATGAAGAAATGGGTAAACACAGAGCTTTAATTTCTGATATCGATTTCCAATTAATAGAATTATTGTCAAACAGGATGAAAATTTCTGAAAAAATTGGAGCGTTAAAGAAAGAGAATAATATCGCAATCTTCCAGCCAGACCGTTGGAAAGTCATTGCAGAATATGCCTCTGCAAGAGCCGAAGAATCTGGAATGGATAAAGATTTTATAGAGAAAGTTTTCAAAGCGATTCACGAAGAATCCATTGAAGTTCAAAACAATATCATGATTGATAAATAA
- a CDS encoding GNAT family N-acetyltransferase, with protein MEINKLVKGFEASENGQKIGHVEFYIVNGIMKITHTEVDKNHTGKGIGIELVNTAVEYARHKNLKIKPLCSYASHVLKKDDYSDILE; from the coding sequence ATGGAAATTAATAAATTGGTCAAGGGTTTTGAAGCCTCTGAAAATGGTCAAAAAATTGGACATGTTGAGTTTTATATAGTTAATGGTATAATGAAAATTACCCATACCGAAGTAGATAAAAATCATACTGGAAAAGGAATAGGCATAGAATTGGTAAATACAGCCGTAGAATATGCAAGGCATAAAAATTTAAAAATAAAACCACTTTGTTCATATGCTTCACATGTGCTAAAAAAAGATGATTACTCAGATATTCTAGAATAA